One genomic window of Ziziphus jujuba cultivar Dongzao chromosome 4, ASM3175591v1 includes the following:
- the LOC107408118 gene encoding rho GDP-dissociation inhibitor 1 isoform X2, producing the protein MGFDDNKKNEGGEKSENETVQANQEGGGDEGGERVGRQMSESSLYATDQEEEDDDGNKLQLGPQYTLKEQLEKDKDDESLRRWKEQLLGAVDIESVGETLEPEVKITELSIISPGRADIVLRIPEDGKPKGLWFTLKEGSRYNLKFAFKVSNNIVSGLKYTNTVWKTGMKVDSAKEMIGTFSPQPEPYTHVMPEETTPSGIFARGSYSARSKFVDDDNKCYLEINYTFDIRKEWAAT; encoded by the exons ATGGGGTTTGATGACAACAAGAAGAATGAGGGTGGAGAAAAGAGTGAAAATGAAACGGTGCAAGCAAATCAAGAAGGTGGTGGTGatgagggaggagagagagtaGGAAGACAAATGAGTGAGAGTTCTCTGTATGCAACTGATCAggaggaagaagatgatgatgggaACAAATTACAGTTGGGTCCTCAATACACCCTTAAAGAACAGCTTGAGAAGGATAAG GATGACGAGAGTTTGAGAAGGTGGAAGGAACAGCTTCTTGGGGCTGTGGATATTGAAAGCGTTGGAG AGACCCTTGAGCCAGAAGTGAAGATCACTGAACTGTCAATCATTTCTCCTGGACGAGCTGACATTGTTCTTCGCATTCCTGAAGATGGAAAACCGAAAGGTTTATGGTTTACTTTGAAAGAAGGCAGTCGTTATAACCTGAAATTTGCTTTCAAGGTCAGCAATAATATTGTATCTGGCCTCAAATACACCAATACTGTTTGGAAAACTGGTATGAAGG TGGACAGTGCAAAAGAGATGATTGGGACCTTCAGTCCCCAGCCAGAGCCGTACACACACGTGATGCCAGAGGAAACCACACCCTCTGGCATATTTGCCAGAGGATCATATTCTGCAAGATCAAAG TTTGTTGATGATGATAACAAGTGCTACTTGGAAATCAACTACACCTTTGATATTCGAAAGGAATGGGCTGCAACTTAA
- the LOC107408840 gene encoding fasciclin-like arabinogalactan protein 7, with protein sequence MESHLVFIVSSTLLLLFSSSAFAQTASPPSASPTLTPTPAPAPAPEYVNLTYLLSVAGPFNTFLKYAQSTKVIETLQNQANNTDQGVTIFVPKDDAFKSLKKPSLSNLTNDQLKSLLLFHALPQYYSLAEFTNLTANSQTTMAGGQYTLNFTDKSGTVHVETGWATTKVSSSVHSTDPVAIYQVDKVLLPEAIFGTDIPPTAAPAPSPDLAPAADAPKTADTEAKSPASSSPGNSSSNKIISLGFGNSFVLAISGGLALLFL encoded by the coding sequence ATGGAATCCCACTTGGTTTTCATAGTTAGCAGTACATTGCTGCTTCTGTTTTCTTCATCAGCATTTGCTCAAACTGCTTCACCTCCATCAGCAAGCCCAACTCTAACTCCGACGCCGGCACCGGCACCAGCTCCTGAGTATGTAAACCTGACCTATTTGCTCTCAGTTGCTGGTCCATTCAATACCTTCCTTAAGTATGCTCAGTCAACCAAAGTGATTGAAACTTTACAAAACCAAGCCAACAACACTGATCAAGGAGTAACTATTTTTGTACCAAAAGATGATGCCTTCAAATCTCTTAAAAAGCCTTCCCTATCCAATCTCACTAATGACCAGCTCAAATCCCTTTTGCTCTTCCATGCTTTGCCCCAGTATTACAGTCTAGCTGAATTCACCAACCTGACTGCAAACAGCCAAACCACCATGGCTGGTGGCCAATACACCTTGAATTTCACCGATAAATCAGGGACTGTGCACGTTGAAACAGGTTGGGCTACTACAAAAGTAAGTAGCAGTGTGCATTCAACTGACCCAGTTGCAATTTACCAGGTTGATAAGGTTCTTCTCCCTGAGGCCATCTTTGGTACAGATATACCTCCGACAGCTGCACCAGCACCTTCACCAGACCTTGCACCAGCTGCAGATGCTCCAAAAACTGCAGACACTGAAGCAAAATCACCAGCATCATCTTCACCAGGGAATTCTTCTTCTAACAAGATCATCAGCTTGGGATTTGGGAACAGCTTTGTTTTGGCAATCTCAGGTGGGCTTGCGTTGTTGTTCCTGTGA
- the LOC107408118 gene encoding rho GDP-dissociation inhibitor 1 isoform X1: MSLGAEVVSSSKNMGFDDNKKNEGGEKSENETVQANQEGGGDEGGERVGRQMSESSLYATDQEEEDDDGNKLQLGPQYTLKEQLEKDKDDESLRRWKEQLLGAVDIESVGETLEPEVKITELSIISPGRADIVLRIPEDGKPKGLWFTLKEGSRYNLKFAFKVSNNIVSGLKYTNTVWKTGMKVDSAKEMIGTFSPQPEPYTHVMPEETTPSGIFARGSYSARSKFVDDDNKCYLEINYTFDIRKEWAAT; this comes from the exons ATGTCTTTGGGTGCTGAGGTTGTTTCAAGTTCCAAGAATATGGGGTTTGATGACAACAAGAAGAATGAGGGTGGAGAAAAGAGTGAAAATGAAACGGTGCAAGCAAATCAAGAAGGTGGTGGTGatgagggaggagagagagtaGGAAGACAAATGAGTGAGAGTTCTCTGTATGCAACTGATCAggaggaagaagatgatgatgggaACAAATTACAGTTGGGTCCTCAATACACCCTTAAAGAACAGCTTGAGAAGGATAAG GATGACGAGAGTTTGAGAAGGTGGAAGGAACAGCTTCTTGGGGCTGTGGATATTGAAAGCGTTGGAG AGACCCTTGAGCCAGAAGTGAAGATCACTGAACTGTCAATCATTTCTCCTGGACGAGCTGACATTGTTCTTCGCATTCCTGAAGATGGAAAACCGAAAGGTTTATGGTTTACTTTGAAAGAAGGCAGTCGTTATAACCTGAAATTTGCTTTCAAGGTCAGCAATAATATTGTATCTGGCCTCAAATACACCAATACTGTTTGGAAAACTGGTATGAAGG TGGACAGTGCAAAAGAGATGATTGGGACCTTCAGTCCCCAGCCAGAGCCGTACACACACGTGATGCCAGAGGAAACCACACCCTCTGGCATATTTGCCAGAGGATCATATTCTGCAAGATCAAAG TTTGTTGATGATGATAACAAGTGCTACTTGGAAATCAACTACACCTTTGATATTCGAAAGGAATGGGCTGCAACTTAA